One Virgibacillus proomii DNA window includes the following coding sequences:
- a CDS encoding ATP-binding cassette domain-containing protein produces the protein MSFLMGPNGSGKTTLIKCMMDMEQHQGDFLFHGEKINKVRNDCLVLWDDCPFYTNLSGLKNLVLFGESNKEQQQIEKIASKFLNHEILKNKVKTYSYGQRKKLALALVEILEPTYLIMDEISNGLDYEMIRKTQHFIKDWSKQMTILLTGHQFNFYNEIIDDVFIFKNNRILLLKENFRHSELKLEDIYDDEIL, from the coding sequence ATTTCTTTTTTAATGGGGCCGAATGGATCTGGAAAAACAACATTGATTAAGTGCATGATGGATATGGAACAGCACCAAGGTGATTTTCTTTTTCATGGAGAAAAAATAAACAAAGTAAGAAATGACTGTTTAGTACTTTGGGATGATTGCCCTTTTTATACAAATTTAAGTGGTCTTAAGAACCTTGTCCTTTTTGGAGAAAGTAACAAAGAACAACAACAAATTGAAAAGATTGCATCTAAATTCTTAAATCACGAAATATTAAAGAATAAAGTAAAAACGTATTCTTACGGTCAACGAAAAAAATTGGCATTAGCACTTGTTGAAATTTTAGAACCAACGTATTTGATCATGGATGAAATTTCGAATGGGTTAGACTATGAGATGATAAGAAAAACGCAACATTTTATTAAAGATTGGTCGAAACAAATGACTATCTTATTAACAGGACATCAATTTAACTTTTACAACGAAATAATAGATGACGTATTTATATTTAAAAACAACAGAATTCTATTATTAAAAGAAAATTTTCGTCACAGTGAACTAAAACTGGAGGATATATATGATGATGAAATTCTTTAA
- a CDS encoding methyl-accepting chemotaxis protein: MEKVMNFKYLKSKLYVSFMVIIAAICILGIYYFIVNQQTSQRIEKIINEDLTIVHLEEKLNTNFAEQTGVTRAYLLYGQVEYKEKYDQIQTENETLMKELGNLNQLKTMEEFTAKTKQWEEALQEVFRLHDSEKLKEAKELLSNQVEPMQLELQSDLQQALAAGKEEISKDGKSIITSSKTTSLWGLTITIAVALIGIGIAFMTVKLISNPITLVLKRLQQYAQGDLQHESLTTNLRDELGQLIQITNEISEDRNKLIHKVETVSQTVSNHSRLFANSANEVRDGSEQIATTMQELAAGSETQANTASDLAMNMEGFVTKVNETNDNGKIIEQASHEILTMTKEGDKMMKSSSEQMKQIDYIVKSAVDRVKDLDEQSQEINSLVNVVKDISEQTNLLALNAAIEAARAGEHGKGFAVVADEVRKLAEQVSDSVTDITKIVSHIQQNSVSITEALQSSYTEVEAGTAQINTTQETFNGISMFVTEMVQIIKTMATNLEEMKANSSTMNEAIQDIASITEESSAGIEQTAAAAQQSSGAMGEMVDNAKQLLKLADELNDVGKEFQLK, from the coding sequence ATGGAAAAAGTTATGAATTTTAAGTACTTAAAAAGTAAACTATATGTCAGCTTTATGGTCATTATCGCTGCAATCTGTATACTAGGTATTTATTATTTTATAGTAAATCAACAGACGAGTCAGCGTATTGAAAAGATAATCAACGAGGATTTAACAATTGTTCATTTAGAGGAGAAATTAAATACTAACTTTGCTGAGCAAACAGGGGTAACTAGAGCATACTTACTATATGGGCAAGTAGAATATAAAGAAAAATACGATCAGATACAAACGGAAAATGAAACGTTAATGAAGGAGTTAGGCAATTTAAACCAATTGAAAACAATGGAGGAATTCACAGCTAAAACCAAACAATGGGAAGAGGCGTTGCAAGAAGTTTTCCGTTTACATGATAGTGAAAAGCTAAAAGAAGCAAAGGAACTGCTAAGTAACCAAGTTGAACCTATGCAGCTCGAACTTCAATCTGATTTGCAGCAAGCTTTAGCAGCAGGTAAAGAGGAAATTTCTAAAGATGGGAAATCGATTATTACGAGCAGTAAAACAACCTCATTATGGGGATTGACAATTACTATTGCTGTAGCATTGATTGGTATAGGGATTGCTTTTATGACAGTAAAACTTATTTCTAACCCTATTACACTTGTATTAAAACGTTTACAGCAATATGCTCAAGGTGATTTGCAGCATGAGTCGTTAACAACAAATTTACGAGATGAGTTAGGACAATTGATTCAGATAACTAATGAAATAAGTGAAGATAGAAATAAACTGATCCATAAAGTGGAGACGGTTTCTCAAACAGTTAGTAACCATAGCAGATTATTTGCCAATTCTGCCAATGAAGTAAGAGATGGCTCAGAACAGATAGCAACAACCATGCAGGAATTGGCTGCAGGATCAGAAACACAAGCTAACACCGCTAGTGATTTAGCAATGAATATGGAAGGATTTGTTACAAAGGTTAATGAAACCAATGATAATGGTAAGATCATTGAACAAGCTTCACATGAAATTTTAACCATGACGAAAGAAGGAGACAAAATGATGAAGTCTTCTTCAGAACAAATGAAACAAATCGATTACATTGTAAAAAGTGCAGTGGATAGAGTGAAAGATTTGGATGAACAATCGCAAGAAATAAACAGTCTTGTTAATGTGGTTAAAGATATTTCTGAACAGACCAATTTATTAGCGCTAAACGCAGCCATTGAAGCGGCTCGTGCAGGGGAACATGGTAAGGGATTTGCTGTCGTCGCTGATGAAGTAAGAAAACTAGCTGAACAAGTAAGCGATTCCGTGACTGATATTACTAAAATTGTTTCTCATATTCAACAAAATTCCGTCTCTATCACAGAAGCGTTGCAAAGCAGCTATACAGAAGTAGAGGCTGGAACAGCGCAAATTAATACGACCCAAGAAACGTTTAATGGCATTTCTATGTTTGTAACAGAAATGGTACAGATTATAAAAACAATGGCAACTAATTTGGAGGAAATGAAAGCGAATAGTAGTACGATGAACGAAGCTATTCAAGATATTGCCTCTATTACCGAAGAGTCGTCGGCGGGGATTGAACAGACAGCTGCAGCTGCTCAACAGTCAAGTGGTGCAATGGGAGAGATGGTAGATAATGCAAAGCAATTATTAAAACTTGCTGATGAGTTAAATGACGTAGGCAAAGAATTTCAGTTAAAGTAG
- a CDS encoding M20 family metallo-hydrolase, with protein sequence MADHQNNWLFEQLMKTYDLKFEGDGISGQRIAKRLNALANIGKTAENGSNRSGYSEAEAHAQKLVASWMKQAGLNVREDGAGNIIGRLAGKEDTLPVIMSGSHVDSVPNGGHFDGTLGVIAALEVVEAWNTQGYQPIKPYEVVIFADEEGSRFNGGLNGSEAMVGNHVIERKKQLQDKDGLKFAEVLQMRGLSVESYQNAARDMKEIELFVELHIEQGKILEKENVPCGIVTGIAGPCWLEITFIGEAGHAGNTPMNDRKDALVAASELVWKVNQLPSQVSDSAVATIGKQIVEPNGVNVIPGKVTLYVDIRDIYEKTRDELMELVKQLAGDIAAKHGMAVNIMEKTKVKPVPINNNIQDLLETAMKKHRIRPLRLPSGAGHDAMIIGEKVPIAMLFVKSRKGISHNPEEWSDLTDCVQAIQVLKTSIENLQSDEVTSGVFK encoded by the coding sequence ATGGCTGATCATCAAAATAATTGGCTTTTTGAACAATTAATGAAGACGTACGACCTAAAATTTGAAGGGGATGGAATTAGCGGACAAAGAATTGCTAAACGATTAAATGCATTAGCTAATATTGGGAAAACTGCAGAAAATGGTTCCAATCGTTCCGGTTATTCGGAGGCAGAAGCACATGCTCAAAAATTGGTAGCTTCGTGGATGAAACAAGCCGGATTAAATGTAAGAGAAGATGGTGCAGGGAATATTATTGGTCGGTTAGCAGGTAAAGAAGATACACTTCCTGTAATAATGAGCGGTTCTCACGTTGATTCCGTCCCTAATGGTGGACATTTTGACGGTACATTAGGTGTAATAGCAGCACTAGAAGTTGTCGAAGCATGGAATACTCAAGGGTATCAACCGATCAAACCATACGAAGTAGTTATCTTTGCCGATGAAGAAGGATCTCGATTCAATGGTGGTTTAAATGGAAGTGAGGCGATGGTTGGCAACCACGTTATAGAAAGAAAAAAACAACTGCAAGATAAAGATGGCTTGAAGTTTGCAGAGGTTTTACAAATGCGCGGATTAAGTGTAGAAAGCTATCAAAATGCCGCACGTGACATGAAAGAGATCGAGTTATTTGTAGAACTACATATTGAACAAGGTAAAATTTTAGAGAAGGAAAACGTACCATGTGGCATTGTCACTGGCATAGCAGGGCCATGCTGGTTAGAAATAACATTTATCGGTGAAGCAGGTCATGCTGGAAATACGCCGATGAATGATCGAAAGGATGCGTTAGTCGCGGCAAGTGAATTGGTGTGGAAAGTAAATCAATTGCCGAGCCAAGTTAGTGACTCAGCGGTAGCAACAATAGGCAAACAAATTGTTGAACCAAATGGAGTAAATGTAATTCCAGGAAAGGTAACATTGTATGTAGATATTCGAGATATTTATGAAAAAACAAGGGATGAGCTTATGGAATTGGTTAAACAGTTAGCAGGAGATATTGCAGCAAAGCATGGTATGGCTGTGAATATTATGGAAAAAACGAAGGTAAAACCAGTTCCGATTAATAACAATATACAAGATTTATTGGAAACAGCAATGAAGAAACACAGAATTCGACCGTTACGCCTGCCGAGCGGTGCTGGACATGATGCAATGATTATCGGTGAAAAAGTGCCCATCGCTATGTTATTTGTGAAGAGTCGAAAGGGAATTAGTCATAATCCTGAAGAATGGTCTGATTTGACAGATTGCGTGCAAGCAATTCAAGTTTTAAAAACATCTATTGAAAACTTACAAAGTGATGAGGTTACTTCCGGTGTGTTTAAATAA
- a CDS encoding DUF3231 family protein translates to MENNYSIALTSSDISPLWDMYQSETIAKLGITFFLQHAEDKEIKHILEESLKLIEKNLIHMQKIFEKANYQVPHAFTEKDVNFNAPRLFSDHLYLEYIFNMTYFMMSTYSLAFSVADHKEISDYYAANIEAAIELNKQAKELEKKKGIYIRSPRVPNQENVEFVKDQRYISGWLGNRRPLLGIEITNLVFHSKRNALGHAVITGFSQVAKSEEVRHFFEKGRDISGKHLEIFTSILHEDFLSDGAILLTSEVTNSKIAPFSDRLMVTFVANLIASSMGQYGVSLSTSPRHDLNVQYSRLMVEVGKYANEGYKILINNGWLEQAPMAADRKDLAK, encoded by the coding sequence ATGGAAAATAATTACTCAATTGCCCTTACTTCATCTGATATTTCCCCATTATGGGATATGTACCAAAGTGAAACAATAGCAAAATTGGGAATAACCTTTTTTTTACAGCATGCTGAAGATAAAGAAATTAAACATATTCTTGAAGAATCACTAAAACTTATTGAAAAAAACTTGATCCACATGCAGAAAATTTTCGAAAAAGCAAATTATCAAGTTCCTCATGCTTTTACAGAAAAGGACGTTAATTTCAACGCTCCTCGACTATTTTCTGATCATCTCTATTTAGAATACATCTTCAATATGACTTATTTTATGATGAGTACTTATAGCTTGGCCTTTTCTGTTGCAGACCATAAGGAGATAAGCGATTATTATGCAGCTAACATCGAAGCTGCCATAGAGCTAAACAAACAAGCAAAAGAATTGGAAAAAAAGAAAGGTATTTATATCCGTTCACCACGAGTCCCTAATCAAGAAAACGTAGAATTTGTAAAAGATCAACGTTATATTTCCGGTTGGTTAGGAAATCGTAGACCTTTATTAGGAATTGAAATTACTAATCTGGTGTTCCATTCTAAACGAAACGCGTTAGGACATGCTGTTATTACCGGATTTAGTCAAGTAGCGAAATCAGAAGAAGTTCGACATTTTTTCGAAAAAGGCAGAGACATATCTGGTAAACACCTTGAAATATTTACTTCCATTTTACATGAAGACTTTTTATCAGATGGCGCTATTTTATTGACCTCGGAAGTTACCAATTCAAAGATAGCTCCCTTTTCTGATCGACTAATGGTAACCTTTGTTGCAAACTTGATTGCTTCCAGTATGGGACAATATGGAGTTTCCTTATCTACCAGTCCTCGTCATGATTTAAATGTCCAATATTCCCGTTTGATGGTTGAGGTTGGCAAGTATGCGAACGAAGGCTATAAAATCCTAATCAACAATGGTTGGCTTGAACAGGCGCCAATGGCAGCTGACAGAAAAGACTTAGCGAAATAG
- a CDS encoding non-hemolytic enterotoxin subunit B — protein sequence MTKKPFKRIAISTLIATVLSTNIFAAHTFAAENPTPIPSSENVDDLAEQYAEFSLGPDGIREAIQKTGSNALGMDLYALTLLKQPNIDFRGVTLINDALKQTILNHQLLAKENAKTWLDELKPQLIQTNENIISYDIEFQNYYGALKEAADTAVRVGKEAQDLSTQERKQNEAQEAKDILSEGLLDLTQSIEINKQEVDDLVNDLKKFRDRLTTDTQNFKTHSNTITSILASEDAGIPLLKQQLDTHTELINKYNDMIIGGAVATALGPVAIVGGAAIIWTGAGTKGGVALISLGAGGTATGIALVVKGKEGLDESTAEIKRLTQEVTESETQVVLLSAIGSQLNYLSETIDEAITALENISNQWGTMASKYTNLAKAVQRVNPERLTFITNKLSTAKDQWADIKEYAEQLYLNDIQLVEKEL from the coding sequence ATGACCAAAAAACCTTTTAAAAGAATTGCTATATCAACATTAATAGCAACAGTTTTATCAACTAATATCTTTGCTGCACATACGTTTGCTGCAGAAAATCCAACACCAATTCCTAGTTCTGAAAATGTAGACGATTTAGCTGAACAATATGCTGAGTTTAGTTTAGGACCAGATGGTATAAGGGAAGCTATCCAAAAAACCGGTTCTAATGCATTAGGAATGGATTTATACGCTTTAACACTTCTCAAACAACCTAACATTGATTTTAGAGGAGTAACCTTAATTAATGATGCTTTAAAACAGACAATACTTAATCACCAATTACTTGCAAAGGAAAACGCCAAAACATGGTTAGATGAATTAAAACCACAATTGATTCAAACCAATGAAAATATCATAAGTTATGACATAGAATTTCAGAATTATTATGGTGCATTAAAAGAAGCGGCAGATACAGCGGTAAGAGTTGGGAAAGAAGCTCAAGACTTATCAACTCAAGAAAGGAAGCAAAACGAAGCTCAAGAAGCGAAAGACATATTAAGTGAGGGACTTCTAGATTTAACTCAATCCATTGAAATTAATAAACAAGAAGTAGACGATCTAGTAAACGATTTGAAGAAGTTTAGGGATAGATTAACCACTGATACTCAGAATTTTAAAACACATTCAAATACAATTACGTCTATTTTGGCAAGTGAAGATGCAGGTATCCCTTTGTTGAAACAGCAACTAGACACACATACGGAACTAATCAATAAATATAATGACATGATTATTGGAGGTGCAGTTGCTACTGCTCTAGGGCCAGTAGCCATTGTAGGTGGTGCAGCTATTATTTGGACTGGCGCAGGAACAAAAGGTGGCGTAGCTTTAATCTCTCTTGGAGCAGGAGGGACTGCAACAGGTATTGCTCTTGTAGTAAAAGGAAAAGAAGGACTTGATGAATCTACGGCAGAGATTAAAAGGCTAACACAAGAAGTAACAGAGAGCGAAACACAAGTTGTTCTGTTGTCTGCTATTGGGTCTCAATTAAATTATTTAAGTGAAACAATTGACGAGGCCATTACAGCCCTTGAAAATATTTCAAATCAATGGGGTACGATGGCATCTAAATACACTAATCTAGCAAAAGCTGTTCAGAGGGTAAATCCAGAAAGACTTACATTCATTACTAATAAGCTATCCACAGCAAAAGATCAATGGGCAGACATCAAAGAATATGCTGAACAACTGTATTTAAATGATATTCAACTTGTAGAAAAAGAGTTATAA
- a CDS encoding non-hemolytic enterotoxin subunit C: MRKEWLKKMILSLIAVGIITSHIAPQQTFADDSIQQEDEYDFGPGKLQDELAILTNNLYFLDLHAKIMYEQVIPSYKNISLIDEDLKNRLQYDQRFSKIHGKDWLDFYKPLFIKTIQNIAGYNEQFQSHYNNLITALKEKNIEAFKSELSLLYNDILNNKEQVDNLSGHLISFRDKLTTDTNYFKSDINELTSILATSNIGISLLQKELERYYQEVKTYEGVLIFNKVLNFSTIGRLFDPLFDDTRSNLDNAYYNIEQLKQRISGTEKEVAFLTDVEHNYTRMTEIMDSAITSLENISTYWYTIASNYRIILRNIDSINPERLTFIENKLNTAKDNWENLKESADNMSQSLKDVAAISNASKAALNILSPFNIWLPLNIY, translated from the coding sequence ATGCGTAAAGAATGGTTAAAAAAAATGATATTATCCTTGATAGCCGTTGGAATTATAACTAGTCACATAGCACCTCAACAAACTTTTGCTGACGATTCCATACAACAAGAAGACGAGTATGACTTTGGACCAGGCAAATTACAAGATGAATTAGCAATATTAACAAACAATTTATATTTTCTGGATTTACATGCTAAGATAATGTATGAACAAGTTATACCAAGTTATAAAAATATTAGTCTAATAGATGAAGATTTAAAAAACAGACTGCAATATGATCAGAGATTTTCTAAAATACACGGAAAAGACTGGTTAGATTTTTATAAACCATTGTTTATAAAAACTATTCAAAATATTGCGGGATATAATGAACAGTTTCAATCCCATTACAATAATTTAATTACTGCTTTAAAAGAAAAAAATATAGAAGCATTTAAGTCAGAATTGTCTTTATTATATAATGATATCTTAAATAATAAGGAACAAGTAGATAATTTATCCGGACATCTTATCTCATTTCGAGATAAGTTGACCACAGACACAAATTATTTCAAAAGTGATATAAATGAATTAACTTCTATTTTAGCAACTAGTAATATTGGTATTTCACTTTTACAAAAAGAACTCGAGCGATATTATCAAGAAGTAAAAACTTACGAAGGAGTATTGATATTTAACAAGGTTTTAAATTTTTCTACAATTGGTAGGTTGTTTGATCCACTGTTTGATGATACTAGATCCAATCTAGATAATGCTTATTACAACATAGAACAGTTAAAACAAAGAATTTCTGGAACGGAAAAAGAAGTAGCTTTTCTGACAGATGTAGAGCATAATTATACTAGAATGACGGAAATAATGGATAGTGCAATTACTTCACTAGAAAATATATCAACTTATTGGTATACCATCGCGTCAAACTATAGAATAATATTAAGAAATATAGATTCTATTAATCCAGAAAGGCTTACATTTATAGAAAATAAATTAAACACCGCTAAGGACAATTGGGAGAATTTAAAAGAATCAGCGGATAATATGAGTCAAAGTTTGAAAGACGTAGCTGCAATCTCTAATGCAAGTAAAGCAGCTTTGAATATCCTATCTCCATTCAATATCTGGCTCCCTTTGAACATCTATTGA
- a CDS encoding LOG family protein, producing MKSIAVFCGSRDGASAAYIQGSKQLGTELAKQKITLVYGGARVGIMGAIADTVLEYGGKVIGVMPKFLQDKELSHPYLTELIIVESMHERKMKMASLADGFIALPGGPGTLEEYFEVFTWAQIGLHRKPCGLLNINHYYDPLVSLFQHMTNEQFMEQKHRDMVLIDNDASGLLTKFFTYEAPSAKTFITKK from the coding sequence ATGAAAAGCATTGCTGTTTTTTGCGGATCACGAGATGGAGCCTCTGCCGCTTATATTCAAGGTTCTAAACAGCTTGGAACGGAGTTAGCTAAGCAAAAAATTACCTTAGTTTATGGAGGTGCACGTGTTGGTATAATGGGGGCTATTGCTGATACAGTGCTTGAATACGGTGGTAAAGTAATCGGTGTTATGCCAAAATTTTTGCAAGATAAAGAGCTTTCTCACCCTTATTTAACTGAACTTATCATTGTAGAATCCATGCATGAACGAAAAATGAAAATGGCATCTTTAGCCGACGGATTCATTGCCTTACCTGGGGGTCCGGGCACGTTGGAGGAATATTTTGAAGTATTCACATGGGCGCAAATCGGTTTACATCGTAAGCCATGCGGACTGCTAAATATTAATCACTATTATGATCCTTTGGTTTCTTTATTTCAGCATATGACAAATGAACAATTTATGGAGCAAAAACACAGAGATATGGTCTTAATCGATAATGATGCTTCAGGGTTATTGACAAAGTTCTTTACATATGAAGCTCCTTCTGCAAAAACATTTATTACAAAAAAATAA
- a CDS encoding non-hemolytic enterotoxin subunit A, translating to MKKVIVAGLVVTALSTSTLIPQVAKAEDNTLQLRSLGMEENTTGLDESFNSISELGKQVPLLKAYGLAILQQPNVKVNNNSSLTNQQYIIKNRVKEWLDNYNPKLLELNENTRAFSILFNSYYNTIYDLATEVDDTEAKESLIEAFEEILGQAQMVHEDMAILSRNYNRYKELLTQDSSNLTDRVEQTIDQLQGSNGEVDHLRTEVKYILHDIQQELIKISNNPSEVTKQSLEISKLTTDIVATGINDNTLDFTALEGLTNKIFILSNDQIKESATIIQNKINELKPLIQKLSEQEIKITNLIFIEDQVNGFSELIERQATILGYVKDDWEGLNNRIGKILTNLHEGSTDAKTLQTQLENLKQINDEINKQTRQFQDVVINVNVN from the coding sequence ATGAAGAAAGTAATAGTCGCAGGCTTAGTGGTTACAGCATTATCTACCAGTACATTGATACCTCAAGTAGCTAAAGCAGAGGACAATACTTTACAATTACGGTCTTTAGGTATGGAGGAAAATACAACAGGGCTAGACGAATCGTTTAATTCTATAAGTGAGTTAGGCAAACAAGTTCCATTATTAAAAGCCTATGGATTGGCTATTTTGCAACAACCAAATGTAAAAGTAAATAATAATAGCAGTTTAACAAATCAGCAATATATTATTAAAAACCGTGTTAAAGAATGGCTGGATAATTATAATCCAAAATTATTGGAATTAAATGAAAACACCAGAGCATTTAGTATATTATTTAATAGTTATTACAATACAATATATGATTTAGCAACAGAAGTAGATGACACAGAAGCAAAAGAATCATTGATAGAAGCTTTTGAAGAAATACTGGGACAAGCACAAATGGTTCATGAAGATATGGCGATTCTTTCAAGAAATTACAATCGTTATAAAGAACTGTTAACTCAAGATAGCAGTAATCTTACTGACCGAGTGGAACAAACAATTGATCAATTACAAGGATCAAATGGAGAAGTGGATCATCTGCGAACAGAAGTGAAATACATTCTTCATGACATACAACAGGAGCTTATTAAAATTTCAAATAATCCTAGTGAAGTCACTAAACAATCCCTTGAAATTTCAAAATTAACAACGGACATAGTTGCAACAGGCATCAATGATAATACGCTAGACTTTACTGCATTAGAAGGATTGACTAACAAAATTTTCATTCTTTCAAATGATCAAATTAAAGAATCAGCGACTATAATCCAGAACAAAATAAATGAATTAAAACCACTTATTCAAAAATTATCAGAACAGGAAATAAAGATCACGAATCTTATCTTTATAGAAGATCAAGTGAATGGGTTTTCGGAGCTAATTGAACGACAAGCTACTATTTTAGGATATGTAAAAGATGATTGGGAAGGTTTAAATAATAGAATAGGGAAAATATTAACAAATCTTCATGAAGGCAGCACAGATGCAAAAACATTGCAAACTCAGTTAGAGAACCTCAAACAAATAAATGATGAGATTAATAAGCAGACTCGACAATTTCAAGATGTCGTTATAAACGTCAATGTAAACTAA
- a CDS encoding EAL domain-containing protein, protein MELISMDPLDIMMRLDQIVPYFDPIVSAENQLIIGHEVKPFFQDDAGELHSLSWFFNDENIPSDFRLELIHTILYKVLDSYMKTDQSQLLFIHYDAKLLLKDDGDSMLSLLKTYADQGLRLEKLVLQFSEAYVSEHLSSFKHLFAYIQTFGIQIALDDVGQRNGNLDKLALIKPNIIKVDVSFLQNNDLPQLYQDVHHLLSMLSRKIGATLLFKGITSFHQLNYAWRNGGRYYQGSYLEETHEHFIAADSCKDKVKKDFQYFTTFERKKMKAQLDLTEKINQQLNTTLKNINPDDPYDKTILTVAKDCDSFCFRVYICNEAGFQLSANAEKDEKGNWNLDHEGKQKNWSWRPYFFENVVRMNVEKKGILSDLYTDIEKDERIRTYSHPISDNTFIFIDIPYSFLYEQEGLL, encoded by the coding sequence ATGGAGTTGATTAGTATGGACCCACTTGATATCATGATGAGGCTTGATCAGATCGTTCCATACTTCGATCCGATTGTAAGTGCAGAAAATCAATTAATCATTGGCCATGAAGTAAAGCCATTCTTTCAAGATGATGCTGGTGAATTACATAGTCTTTCATGGTTTTTCAATGATGAAAACATACCAAGTGACTTTCGTTTAGAGCTTATTCATACTATTTTGTATAAAGTATTAGACAGTTATATGAAAACCGATCAGTCCCAACTTTTATTTATTCACTATGACGCAAAATTACTTTTAAAAGATGATGGAGACAGTATGCTTTCTTTATTGAAGACTTATGCCGATCAAGGCTTGCGCCTAGAAAAGCTTGTCTTACAATTTTCTGAGGCATACGTCAGTGAACATCTATCTTCGTTTAAACATTTATTTGCTTATATACAAACATTTGGAATTCAAATCGCTCTTGATGATGTGGGACAACGTAATGGTAATTTAGATAAATTAGCTTTAATCAAACCAAACATTATTAAGGTAGACGTATCTTTTTTACAGAATAATGACCTGCCACAATTATATCAAGATGTGCATCACTTATTATCGATGCTATCGCGCAAAATTGGAGCTACATTATTATTTAAAGGGATTACTTCTTTTCATCAGCTCAATTATGCGTGGAGAAATGGCGGTCGATACTATCAAGGCAGTTATTTAGAGGAGACACACGAACATTTTATAGCAGCTGATAGTTGTAAAGACAAGGTAAAAAAAGACTTTCAATACTTCACTACATTTGAACGAAAAAAAATGAAAGCACAATTAGATTTAACAGAAAAAATAAATCAACAATTAAATACAACGTTAAAAAATATTAACCCTGACGATCCTTATGATAAAACAATCCTTACCGTTGCTAAAGATTGTGACTCCTTTTGCTTTCGAGTCTACATCTGTAATGAAGCAGGCTTTCAATTATCCGCAAACGCAGAAAAAGACGAAAAAGGAAACTGGAATTTAGATCATGAAGGCAAACAAAAAAACTGGAGCTGGCGGCCCTATTTTTTCGAGAATGTTGTTCGTATGAATGTGGAAAAAAAAGGAATCCTATCTGACCTTTATACAGATATTGAGAAGGATGAGCGCATTCGCACATACTCTCATCCCATTTCTGACAATACTTTTATTTTTATTGATATTCCATACAGTTTTCTTTACGAGCAAGAAGGCTTACTATAA